The nucleotide window CCAGCGTCCCGCTCGCGACTGAGCCATCGCGTCAGTGTCGAAAGCCCGATCCCCAGATCTTCCGCGATCTCCCGTCGCGTCCGGCCGCTGGTCAGCGCCAGCCGCACCGCTTCACGCCGGAACTCCGGCGTCGGTCTGTTTCCGTTTCCCATAGAACACCTCCTGGTTCCTCAGTTGGTGCTCTCCACTTTTCCAGGGCAAGTCCAGATGATCCTTAACGCACACTGAGCAAAATCTAGAAAGGAGCCGAAATGCTTCGATACGAAGACGACAGCGAGGTGTGGTTCAGAGAAGTCATCGATGACCAAATTGAGGAGGCCCGGAAACGGGCTTTCTCGATCATCGAAAACGCCGTGAAGCAAGAGGACGGGTGCTTCGTCACAAACACCGAACGACCTCAGAAGATACGCTTCCACGGGCGCACGATCGACGCCTACCGCTTCATCTGCTGCGTGTTGACCGGCGAGGTCGCGTCGCGGGATCGGGTGGTGCGTCACCGC belongs to Roseovarius sp. THAF27 and includes:
- a CDS encoding HNH endonuclease, coding for MLRYEDDSEVWFREVIDDQIEEARKRAFSIIENAVKQEDGCFVTNTERPQKIRFHGRTIDAYRFICCVLTGEVASRDRVVRHRCHNRRCVNPDHLRIGSQRDNKHDDWEHWAYGTDPDFL